TGAAGGGGCATCTCATTAAAGCCTTTACCCGTTTCGAGCATGTCATTGTCGACTTCGAGCGGGTCACCTCTGTCGATCGCGCCTGCATGCGTATCCTTTGCTCCGCACGGCATATCGCAACGATAACGAAAAAATATATCACGCTCATCGGCAGCCATTTCGATCCGCCTGCTCCTGCGTGCCCGCCTGACTGCCCGGCCCCGCGTGTCGGCCCGTGCATAGGCCCGTGCATAGGCCCGTGCATAGGCCCGTGCATAGGAATGAGACGTGATGCCGTCATCTGCTGCT
The Nitrospirota bacterium DNA segment above includes these coding regions:
- a CDS encoding STAS domain-containing protein — encoded protein: MIDFREEAEKVGVLRAAGQLTEAHAGELKGHLIKAFTRFEHVIVDFERVTSVDRACMRILCSARHIATITKKYITLIGSHFDPPAPACPPDCPAPRVGPCIGPCIGPCIGPCIGMRRDAVICCSAALCPREDGEVTARE